The following are encoded in a window of Streptococcus pasteurianus genomic DNA:
- a CDS encoding patatin-like phospholipase family protein has product MAVGLVLEGGGMRGLYTAGVLDTFLDAGIKVDGVVSVSAGALFGVNFLSKQKGRALRYNKKYATNPGYMGLRSWLKTGNVVNKEFAYYKVPMELDIFDEEAFEKSGVPFYVTVTNLATGKAEYHKVDNVFEQMELLRASSALPLASKIVEWQSNKYLDGGLSDSIPVDFAKSLGFDKLIVVLTRPIDYRKKPSNGRVYKLFYRKYPKFVEVASKRYQHYNDTIEHISNLENEGELFAIRPSQNLEIGRLETNPDKYEEIYQIGVKDTKAIMEQLKDYLAND; this is encoded by the coding sequence ATGGCTGTCGGTTTAGTATTAGAGGGTGGCGGCATGCGCGGTTTGTACACCGCTGGTGTCTTGGATACCTTTTTAGATGCGGGAATTAAGGTGGATGGTGTTGTCTCGGTATCTGCTGGGGCCCTTTTTGGGGTGAATTTTTTGTCAAAACAAAAAGGCAGAGCCCTCCGTTACAATAAAAAATATGCCACAAATCCGGGGTACATGGGACTTCGTTCATGGTTGAAAACAGGAAATGTGGTCAATAAAGAATTTGCCTACTACAAAGTTCCGATGGAACTGGATATTTTTGACGAGGAAGCTTTTGAAAAATCAGGTGTACCTTTCTATGTAACAGTAACTAATTTAGCAACAGGAAAAGCTGAGTATCATAAGGTTGACAATGTCTTTGAACAAATGGAGTTACTTCGTGCGAGTTCAGCATTGCCTTTGGCGTCAAAAATCGTTGAGTGGCAAAGCAATAAATACCTTGATGGTGGTCTGTCAGACAGTATTCCAGTCGATTTTGCCAAAAGCCTTGGTTTTGATAAATTGATTGTTGTTTTAACACGTCCAATTGATTACCGTAAAAAGCCAAGTAATGGTCGTGTCTATAAACTTTTTTACAGAAAATACCCTAAGTTTGTAGAAGTCGCTTCAAAACGTTATCAACACTATAACGACACCATTGAACACATTAGCAATTTGGAAAATGAAGGCGAACTTTTTGCCATTCGCCCAAGCCAAAATCTGGAAATCGGACGACTTGAAACCAACCCCGACAAATACGAAGAAATTTACCAAATCGGTGTCAAAGATACCAAAGCAATCATGGAACAATTGAAAGATTATTTAGCAAATGACTAA
- the leuS gene encoding leucine--tRNA ligase, whose amino-acid sequence MATYNHKEIEKKWQAYWAVNHTFKTGTDADKPNFYALDMFPYPSGAGLHVGHPEGYTATDILSRFKRAQGYNVLHPMGWDAFGLPAEQYAMDTGNDPAEFTAKNIANFKRQINSLGFSYDWDREVNTTDPNYYKWTQWIFTKLYEKGLAYEAEVPVNWVEELGTAIANEEVLPDGTSERGGYPVVRKPMRQWMLKITAYAERLLEDLEDLDWPESIKDMQRNWIGKSTGANVTFKIKDTDKDFTVFTTRPDTLFGATYAVLAPEHPLVEAITTPEQAQAVADYQHQASLKSDLARTDLAKEKTGVWTGSYAINPVTGKEMPIWIADYVLVSYGTGAIMAVPAHDTRDWEFAKQFDLEIIPVLEGGNVEEEAYTEDGLHVNSGFLDGLDKAQAIDKMVEWLEAEGVGNKKVTYRLRDWLFSRQRYWGEPIPIIHWEDGTTTAVPEEQLPLVLPVTKDIKPSGTGESPLANLTDWLEVTREDGVKGRRETNTMPQWAGSSWYFLRYIDPHNDEKLADEELLKAWLPVDIYIGGAEHAVLHLLYARFWHKFLYDLGVVPTKEPFQKLFNQGMILGTSYRDHRGALVATDKVEKRDGSFFHIETGEELEQAPAKMSKSLKNVVNPDDVVEHYGADTLRVYEMFMGPLDASIAWSEEGLEGSRKFLDRVYRLLTTKEIVAENNGNLDKVYNETVKAVTEQLEAMKFNTAIAQLMVFVNAANKEDKLFADYAKGFVQLLAPFAPHLSEELWQTLTQSGESISYVAWPTWDEAKLVENDVEIVIQIKGKVRAKLVVPKDSSREELEKLALANDKIQTEIAGKDIIKVIAVPNKLVNIVVK is encoded by the coding sequence ATGGCAACTTATAATCATAAAGAAATTGAGAAAAAATGGCAGGCCTATTGGGCTGTTAATCATACGTTTAAAACAGGAACAGACGCTGATAAACCAAATTTTTATGCGTTGGATATGTTCCCTTACCCATCTGGAGCTGGTCTGCACGTAGGACATCCAGAAGGATACACTGCGACTGATATTCTTAGCCGTTTCAAACGCGCTCAAGGCTACAACGTTCTTCACCCAATGGGTTGGGATGCTTTCGGACTTCCTGCCGAACAATACGCAATGGATACAGGTAATGACCCAGCTGAATTTACAGCTAAAAACATTGCAAACTTCAAACGCCAAATCAACTCACTTGGTTTCTCATATGACTGGGATCGTGAAGTGAACACAACTGACCCTAATTATTACAAATGGACTCAGTGGATTTTCACAAAATTATACGAAAAAGGCTTGGCGTACGAAGCTGAAGTACCAGTTAACTGGGTTGAAGAATTAGGGACAGCTATCGCCAACGAAGAAGTGCTGCCTGACGGGACATCTGAACGTGGTGGTTATCCAGTTGTTCGTAAACCGATGCGCCAATGGATGCTTAAAATCACAGCTTACGCTGAACGTCTGCTCGAAGATTTAGAAGACCTTGATTGGCCAGAATCAATCAAAGATATGCAACGTAACTGGATTGGTAAATCAACTGGTGCTAACGTTACTTTTAAAATCAAAGATACGGATAAAGATTTCACCGTCTTTACAACTCGTCCAGATACATTATTTGGTGCGACTTACGCTGTTTTAGCGCCTGAGCACCCACTTGTTGAAGCTATTACAACACCAGAACAAGCGCAAGCAGTTGCTGACTACCAACACCAAGCAAGCCTTAAATCTGACCTTGCTCGTACAGACCTTGCTAAAGAAAAAACAGGTGTTTGGACTGGTAGCTATGCCATTAACCCAGTAACTGGTAAAGAAATGCCAATCTGGATTGCTGATTATGTTCTTGTAAGCTACGGTACTGGTGCTATCATGGCTGTTCCTGCTCACGATACACGTGACTGGGAATTCGCAAAACAATTTGACTTGGAAATCATTCCAGTTCTTGAAGGCGGAAATGTTGAAGAGGAAGCTTACACAGAAGACGGACTTCACGTCAATTCTGGTTTCCTAGATGGACTTGATAAAGCGCAAGCTATTGATAAAATGGTTGAATGGCTTGAAGCAGAAGGCGTTGGTAACAAGAAAGTAACTTACCGCTTGCGTGACTGGCTTTTCTCACGTCAACGTTATTGGGGTGAACCAATCCCAATCATCCACTGGGAAGACGGTACAACAACAGCTGTTCCAGAGGAGCAATTACCACTTGTATTGCCAGTAACAAAAGACATCAAACCTTCAGGTACGGGTGAATCACCACTTGCTAACTTGACTGATTGGCTTGAAGTGACACGCGAAGACGGCGTTAAAGGTCGCCGTGAAACCAATACAATGCCACAATGGGCTGGTTCAAGCTGGTACTTCTTGCGTTACATTGATCCACACAACGATGAAAAATTGGCTGATGAAGAGCTTCTCAAAGCTTGGTTGCCAGTTGATATTTACATCGGTGGTGCAGAACACGCTGTGCTTCACCTTCTTTATGCTCGTTTCTGGCATAAATTCCTTTATGATTTAGGTGTTGTTCCAACCAAAGAACCATTCCAAAAACTCTTTAACCAAGGGATGATTTTGGGAACAAGCTACCGCGATCACCGTGGTGCACTTGTGGCAACTGACAAAGTTGAAAAACGTGACGGTTCATTCTTCCACATTGAAACTGGTGAAGAACTTGAACAAGCACCAGCGAAAATGTCTAAATCACTTAAAAACGTTGTTAACCCTGATGATGTGGTTGAACATTATGGTGCAGATACACTTCGCGTGTACGAAATGTTCATGGGACCACTTGATGCCTCAATCGCATGGTCTGAAGAAGGTCTTGAAGGCTCACGTAAATTCCTCGACCGCGTCTATCGCTTGTTGACAACAAAAGAAATTGTTGCAGAAAACAATGGCAATTTGGATAAAGTTTACAACGAAACAGTCAAAGCTGTAACTGAACAACTTGAAGCCATGAAATTCAATACAGCTATTGCGCAATTAATGGTATTCGTCAACGCTGCTAACAAAGAGGACAAACTCTTTGCTGACTACGCTAAAGGATTTGTACAATTGTTAGCACCATTTGCACCACACCTTTCTGAAGAATTGTGGCAAACATTGACACAATCAGGTGAATCAATTTCATACGTTGCATGGCCAACATGGGACGAAGCAAAACTCGTTGAAAACGACGTTGAAATTGTTATCCAAATCAAAGGTAAAGTACGTGCTAAACTTGTTGTACCAAAAGATTCAAGCCGTGAAGAACTTGAAAAACTTGCCCTTGCTAACGACAAAATCCAAACAGAAATCGCTGGCAAAGACATTATTAAAGTAATTGCGGTACCTAACAAACTTGTAAATATTGTTGTGAAATAG
- a CDS encoding aldose epimerase family protein, with amino-acid sequence MEVKQEIVETINGQKVEKYTIINDNGVQVGLLTLGATWQEFLVPDDKGGQKNLIIGFDKPSDYLKNPLCAGQSIGRVAGRINQGKVNLDGKEIQLQQNEKGNTLHGGPQGFHQQIWTAFIEAGQNALSVVMTYDAKEEIDHFPGDMQVEVRFTLDNANRFTIVYTGKNTTKTTLFNPTNHVYFNLGNRQDLSQHTFTLAADHYLETRDDLIPTGKFIDVAGTAYDFQTGQNLGEAIADTGGLDDAFLVNASLDKPCGELKDEESGDSVHLYSDRDAWVVYSMGGIPEGIYPARDKGKMAKEFESLALEAQFLPDAINHDNFGDITLQANEEKSYTIAFEYHKG; translated from the coding sequence ATGGAAGTCAAACAAGAAATTGTTGAGACAATTAATGGGCAAAAGGTTGAAAAATACACTATTATTAATGATAATGGTGTCCAAGTTGGTTTACTAACGCTGGGAGCAACTTGGCAAGAATTTTTAGTGCCAGATGACAAAGGAGGTCAGAAAAATCTTATCATTGGTTTTGATAAGCCAAGTGATTATCTGAAAAATCCTTTATGTGCAGGTCAATCAATCGGACGTGTTGCAGGGCGTATTAATCAAGGGAAAGTTAACCTTGATGGCAAAGAAATTCAGCTACAACAAAATGAAAAAGGAAACACTCTTCACGGTGGACCTCAAGGATTTCATCAGCAAATCTGGACTGCATTTATCGAAGCTGGTCAAAATGCGCTTAGTGTGGTGATGACTTATGACGCTAAAGAGGAAATTGACCATTTCCCAGGAGATATGCAGGTAGAAGTGCGATTTACGCTAGACAATGCAAATCGTTTTACGATTGTTTATACGGGCAAAAATACTACTAAAACAACGCTTTTTAACCCAACCAACCATGTTTATTTTAACTTGGGAAATCGTCAAGATTTAAGTCAGCACACCTTCACTTTGGCAGCAGACCATTATTTAGAGACTCGTGATGATTTGATTCCGACAGGAAAATTCATTGACGTTGCTGGCACAGCTTATGATTTTCAAACTGGGCAAAACCTTGGAGAGGCTATCGCTGATACAGGCGGGCTTGACGATGCTTTCTTGGTAAATGCTTCGCTTGATAAACCTTGTGGAGAATTGAAAGATGAGGAAAGTGGCGATTCTGTTCACCTTTATTCTGACCGTGATGCTTGGGTCGTTTACAGCATGGGTGGTATTCCTGAAGGTATTTATCCAGCGCGTGATAAGGGCAAAATGGCTAAAGAATTTGAATCCTTAGCACTTGAAGCACAATTTCTCCCAGATGCTATTAATCATGATAATTTTGGTGACATTACCCTGCAAGCAAATGAGGAGAAAAGCTACACAATCGCTTTTGAGTATCATAAAGGATAA
- a CDS encoding DUF4649 family protein gives MIEITFLNAGNQERVVTFDSYEEFERSQQACSIDIADYYKVTKVVYNGHVLDYSGNYGNLFYYFLKQDLTQYRI, from the coding sequence ATGATTGAAATTACATTTTTAAACGCAGGAAACCAAGAACGAGTGGTGACGTTTGACTCATACGAGGAATTCGAACGTTCACAGCAAGCTTGCTCAATCGATATTGCTGACTATTACAAAGTCACTAAGGTCGTTTATAATGGTCATGTACTGGACTATTCAGGAAATTATGGCAACTTATTTTACTACTTTTTAAAACAAGATTTAACACAGTATCGTATTTAA
- a CDS encoding IS30 family transposase has protein sequence MQNYYTPKSKHLTLTERRMIERWLQEGLSNREIARRLAKAPQTIHNEVKRGQVRQQVRKGKFEVIYSADFAQKAYQNNRKRSVKQVSLTKGLKEKITHYIEQKYSPEMMIKSKGIPVPISTIYYWIHHGHLGLTKADMLYPRQEKAKKKHASPNFKPAGKSIEERPESINKRENIGDFEIDTVIQTRAKNECLLTLTDRKSRYQIIRLIPDKSAFSVNQALKAILKDYQMNSITADNGAEFSRLAEVFDPTHIYYAHPYSSWERGTNENHNRLIRRWLPKGSKNATQQQVAFIENWINNYPKKLFNYKSPKEFLQTG, from the coding sequence ATGCAAAACTATTATACACCAAAAAGTAAACATTTAACACTAACTGAACGTAGAATGATTGAACGTTGGCTTCAAGAAGGGCTCTCAAACCGTGAAATCGCTAGGAGATTAGCTAAAGCTCCTCAAACCATTCACAACGAAGTCAAACGTGGTCAGGTTAGACAACAAGTGCGTAAAGGAAAATTTGAAGTGATCTACTCAGCTGATTTTGCTCAAAAAGCCTATCAAAACAATCGCAAACGTTCTGTTAAACAAGTCTCCCTAACCAAGGGACTCAAAGAAAAGATAACTCACTACATCGAACAGAAATACTCTCCCGAGATGATGATAAAGTCAAAAGGGATACCTGTTCCCATCTCTACCATTTACTACTGGATTCATCATGGACACTTAGGATTGACCAAGGCTGATATGCTTTATCCTCGACAAGAGAAAGCTAAGAAAAAGCATGCTAGTCCCAATTTTAAGCCAGCTGGAAAGTCTATTGAGGAACGACCAGAAAGCATTAATAAGCGTGAGAATATCGGTGATTTTGAAATTGATACAGTTATTCAAACACGGGCAAAAAACGAGTGTCTGTTGACTCTAACCGATAGAAAGAGTCGTTATCAAATCATTCGACTCATTCCCGATAAGTCCGCGTTTTCAGTCAATCAAGCTCTGAAAGCAATCCTCAAGGATTATCAAATGAACTCTATCACAGCTGATAACGGGGCTGAGTTCAGTCGTTTAGCAGAAGTTTTTGACCCTACTCATATCTACTATGCCCACCCGTATTCTTCTTGGGAGCGTGGTACTAATGAGAATCATAATAGACTCATCCGGCGTTGGTTGCCTAAGGGAAGCAAAAATGCGACTCAACAACAAGTCGCATTTATTGAAAACTGGATTAACAACTATCCAAAGAAACTATTCAATTATAAATCTCCTAAAGAGTTTTTACAGACTGGCTAA
- a CDS encoding replication-associated recombination protein A: protein MPNNLALRMRPKNIDQVIGQKHLVGDGKIIRRMVEANMLSSMILYGPPGIGKTSIASAIAGTTKYAFRTFNATTDSKKRLQEIAEEAKFSGGLVLLLDEIHRLDKTKQDFLLPLLENGNIIMIGATTENPFFSVTPAIRSRVQIFELEPLSTDDIKTALQTALSDKERGFDFDVDIDADALDFIATATNGDLRSAFNSLDLAVMSTKADDNELRHISLDTVENSLQRSYITMDKDGDGHYDVLSALQKSIRGSDVNASLHYAARLIEAGDLPSLARRLTVIAYEDIGLANPDAQIHTVTALDAAQRIGFPEARILIANVVIDLALSPKSNSAITAIDKAISDLHQNGNLPIPRHLRDGHYAGSKDLGNAQGYKYPHDYPEKWVKQQYLPDKLVEKNYFDANQTGKYERALGANKERIDELSK from the coding sequence ATGCCAAATAATCTCGCTTTGCGAATGCGCCCTAAGAATATTGACCAAGTGATTGGGCAGAAGCATCTAGTCGGTGATGGAAAAATCATTCGCCGTATGGTGGAGGCCAATATGCTGTCATCAATGATTCTCTACGGTCCTCCTGGTATCGGGAAGACCTCAATCGCTAGCGCTATCGCAGGAACAACCAAATACGCTTTTCGGACGTTCAACGCTACAACAGACAGCAAAAAGCGCCTGCAAGAAATTGCCGAGGAAGCTAAATTTTCTGGCGGTTTAGTCTTACTGCTTGACGAAATTCACCGCTTAGATAAAACCAAGCAAGATTTCTTGCTACCTTTACTTGAAAATGGCAATATTATCATGATTGGGGCAACAACTGAAAATCCTTTCTTTTCGGTGACGCCAGCCATTCGCTCAAGGGTACAAATTTTTGAATTAGAACCTTTGTCAACTGATGACATAAAGACAGCTTTGCAAACAGCTTTATCTGATAAAGAGCGCGGATTTGACTTTGATGTTGATATTGATGCCGATGCGCTTGATTTCATTGCAACGGCAACCAACGGCGACCTACGCTCAGCTTTTAATTCGCTTGATTTAGCGGTCATGTCAACCAAAGCAGATGATAACGAGCTGCGCCACATTAGCCTTGACACCGTTGAAAATAGCTTGCAGCGCAGTTATATTACCATGGATAAAGATGGTGATGGTCACTATGATGTGCTGTCAGCTTTGCAAAAATCCATTCGTGGCTCTGATGTCAATGCTAGTCTGCACTACGCTGCTCGTCTGATTGAAGCTGGTGATTTGCCAAGCCTTGCTCGCAGGCTGACTGTGATTGCTTACGAGGATATTGGGCTTGCTAATCCTGACGCTCAAATTCATACGGTTACGGCCCTTGATGCTGCCCAAAGAATTGGTTTTCCTGAAGCACGTATCTTAATTGCCAACGTCGTAATTGACCTTGCCTTATCACCAAAATCAAATTCTGCCATTACAGCGATTGACAAGGCTATCAGCGACCTTCATCAAAACGGAAATTTGCCAATTCCACGCCATCTACGCGACGGACATTACGCTGGCAGCAAAGATTTGGGAAACGCACAAGGCTACAAATACCCTCATGATTATCCTGAAAAATGGGTTAAACAGCAGTATTTACCAGATAAGTTAGTCGAAAAAAATTATTTTGATGCTAACCAAACTGGGAAATACGAGCGTGCCCTCGGTGCTAACAAAGAGCGAATTGATGAACTGTCTAAATAA
- a CDS encoding GNAT family N-acetyltransferase — MQIRPMELEDVEQVVILENQTWNAINTPAPLPIANKDKIIKDFENGTHYLVAEENQDILGVLDYHTYYPFPSGHHVVTFGITISEKTRGQGIGRKLIQTFFDIAKADGYQKVLIHVLSSNEKACIFYEKLGFKQEAILKNQFYLNHTYVDDLVYSYYLEDIHAK, encoded by the coding sequence ATGCAAATACGACCAATGGAGCTAGAAGATGTTGAACAAGTGGTTATACTAGAAAACCAAACATGGAATGCAATTAACACACCAGCTCCGCTACCTATTGCAAATAAGGATAAAATCATCAAAGATTTTGAAAATGGAACACATTATCTTGTCGCTGAAGAAAATCAGGATATTTTAGGTGTTCTTGATTACCATACTTATTATCCTTTCCCTAGCGGTCATCACGTGGTAACCTTTGGCATTACCATTTCTGAAAAAACGCGCGGTCAAGGTATCGGACGCAAACTTATCCAAACTTTCTTTGATATAGCAAAAGCTGACGGCTACCAAAAAGTTCTCATTCATGTGCTATCATCAAATGAAAAAGCCTGCATATTCTACGAAAAATTAGGCTTTAAACAAGAGGCTATTTTGAAAAATCAATTTTACCTAAACCATACTTACGTTGATGACCTCGTTTACAGTTATTATCTGGAGGATATTCATGCCAAATAA
- a CDS encoding DUF3013 family protein has translation MAKFGFLSVLEEEMDKYFTFDYAIDWNKKNHAVEVTFILEAQNQSAVETVDDQGEINNDDIVFEDYVLFYNQAKSKVDEDDYLVTIPFDAKKGFSREFLAYFAETLNDVATKGLDDLMDFLADENATDFALEWDTESFENGKVALKETEYFAYPRY, from the coding sequence ATGGCTAAATTTGGCTTTTTATCAGTATTAGAAGAAGAAATGGACAAGTACTTCACGTTTGATTATGCTATTGATTGGAATAAGAAAAATCATGCGGTGGAAGTGACTTTTATTTTGGAAGCGCAGAATCAATCTGCGGTTGAAACTGTGGATGACCAAGGTGAAATCAACAACGACGACATCGTTTTTGAAGATTATGTGCTTTTTTACAATCAAGCAAAATCAAAAGTTGATGAAGATGATTATTTGGTGACTATTCCATTTGATGCCAAAAAAGGCTTTTCACGTGAATTTTTAGCTTATTTTGCTGAAACATTGAACGACGTAGCAACCAAAGGTCTTGATGATTTAATGGACTTTTTAGCAGACGAAAATGCGACTGACTTTGCACTCGAATGGGACACTGAAAGCTTTGAAAATGGGAAAGTAGCTCTGAAAGAAACAGAATATTTTGCTTATCCGAGGTATTGA
- the prmA gene encoding 50S ribosomal protein L11 methyltransferase yields MDKWQELTVEVLRDAEEAASNILIELGSQGVAIDDSADYFGHVGKYGEVFPEIKQVETVKITAYYPENVDIEAVEKEVADRLAELTDFGVDAGDVHYATQELAEQDWAENWKKYYEPTRISYDLTIVPSWTDYEASEGEKIIRLDPGMAFGTGTHPTTKMSLFALEQVLRGGETVLDVGTGSGVLSIASSLLGAKDIYAYDLDEVAVRVAQENIDLNANTENIHVATGNLLQGVGIQADVIVANILADILVNMTEDAYRLVKDEGYLIMSGIISDKWDMVRKSAEDAGFFLETHMVQGEWNACVFKKTDDISGVIGG; encoded by the coding sequence ATGGACAAATGGCAAGAGTTAACTGTTGAGGTTTTACGTGATGCAGAAGAAGCTGCATCGAATATTTTGATTGAATTAGGTAGTCAAGGTGTGGCGATTGATGATAGTGCGGACTATTTCGGTCATGTTGGCAAATATGGCGAAGTATTTCCAGAAATCAAACAAGTGGAAACTGTTAAAATCACAGCTTACTACCCAGAAAATGTTGATATTGAGGCTGTTGAAAAAGAAGTGGCTGACCGCTTAGCGGAATTGACTGATTTTGGCGTTGATGCTGGTGATGTTCACTACGCAACGCAAGAATTGGCAGAGCAGGATTGGGCAGAAAACTGGAAAAAATATTATGAACCAACGCGTATCAGCTATGATTTGACAATCGTTCCAAGTTGGACCGATTATGAAGCTAGCGAGGGTGAGAAAATAATTCGTCTCGACCCTGGTATGGCATTTGGTACAGGAACTCACCCAACCACAAAAATGAGTCTTTTTGCGCTCGAGCAGGTGCTTCGTGGTGGTGAAACGGTCCTTGATGTCGGTACTGGTTCAGGTGTGCTTTCGATTGCAAGTTCACTACTTGGGGCAAAAGACATTTACGCTTATGACCTTGACGAAGTAGCAGTGCGCGTGGCACAAGAAAATATTGATTTGAACGCTAATACTGAAAATATCCACGTGGCTACTGGAAATCTTTTGCAAGGTGTTGGCATTCAAGCAGACGTTATCGTGGCAAATATCCTTGCGGACATTTTGGTCAATATGACAGAAGATGCTTATCGTCTTGTTAAAGATGAAGGTTACCTTATCATGTCAGGCATTATTTCTGATAAATGGGATATGGTTCGTAAATCAGCTGAGGACGCAGGTTTCTTCCTTGAAACACACATGGTTCAAGGCGAATGGAATGCTTGTGTTTTCAAAAAAACAGATGATATTTCAGGTGTAATTGGAGGATAA
- a CDS encoding 16S rRNA (uracil(1498)-N(3))-methyltransferase produces MQQYFVAGQAQDVVTITDKDTIKHMFNVMRLTENDEVVLVFDDHVKRLAKVIDSAEHRFEIIEELDSNVELPAEVTIVAGFPKGDKLEFLAQKGTELGMAKLWAFPADWSVVKWDGKKLAKKADKLAKITLGAAEQSKRNVIPEVTLFEKKEAFLAELEQFDRIFIAYEESAKEGETAVLARELSQMKAGEKILFIFGPEGGISPEEIETFELKGGLKIGLGPRIMRAETAPLYALASVSYALELMK; encoded by the coding sequence ATGCAACAGTATTTTGTAGCAGGACAAGCTCAAGATGTCGTTACAATCACAGATAAAGATACGATTAAGCATATGTTTAACGTCATGCGTTTGACAGAAAACGACGAAGTTGTCCTTGTCTTTGATGACCACGTGAAGCGTTTGGCAAAAGTCATTGATAGTGCTGAACACCGTTTTGAAATCATTGAAGAACTAGATAGCAATGTTGAATTGCCTGCTGAGGTGACGATTGTCGCAGGATTTCCAAAGGGTGATAAATTGGAATTTCTAGCACAAAAAGGGACTGAACTTGGTATGGCAAAGCTCTGGGCATTTCCAGCGGATTGGTCAGTGGTCAAATGGGACGGCAAAAAATTAGCCAAAAAAGCCGATAAGCTGGCAAAAATCACACTAGGTGCTGCGGAACAAAGCAAACGTAATGTGATTCCAGAAGTTACTCTTTTTGAGAAAAAAGAAGCTTTTTTAGCAGAACTTGAGCAATTTGACAGGATTTTTATTGCTTATGAGGAATCAGCCAAGGAAGGTGAGACGGCTGTTCTAGCGCGTGAATTGTCACAAATGAAAGCAGGAGAGAAAATTCTTTTTATCTTTGGACCAGAGGGCGGCATTTCGCCAGAAGAAATCGAAACATTTGAATTAAAAGGTGGTTTGAAAATCGGTTTAGGACCACGTATCATGCGCGCTGAAACCGCACCGCTATATGCTTTAGCGAGCGTTAGCTATGCCTTGGAATTGATGAAGTAG
- a CDS encoding LacI family DNA-binding transcriptional regulator, with product MATIKDVARVAGVSTSTASRALHDSSMISEATKRRVRRAMKELDYSPNYSAQNLVNRTTNTIGVILPVRESQDSLGNNPFFMQIIQGISSVCSENDYMVSLATGRTDDELQKNIQTLIRSGNITKLIFLYSRKADPVFEFVKQEKKVSCVVVGRSYEDAPQKTVRFVDNNNDQAGKDATTFMLVKGYNHLVFAYTDMDELVQTERYQGYCEALQEYDKKGSALQLSRLSDEENAVKLQTFLAENPQTEAFVACDDIMAIRLQRLFKDNNRENHYAMIGFNNSLITEIASPALTSVDIFPYELGENAAKLLLADPKNLTEQIVVIPHKIIERESTPDLG from the coding sequence ATGGCAACAATTAAGGATGTCGCAAGGGTTGCGGGGGTATCAACGTCTACAGCTTCACGTGCTCTGCATGATAGTAGTATGATTAGCGAGGCGACTAAAAGGCGTGTGCGTCGTGCGATGAAAGAACTGGATTATTCTCCAAACTATTCGGCACAAAATCTAGTCAATCGTACAACCAATACAATAGGGGTTATTTTGCCCGTGCGAGAAAGTCAGGATTCACTTGGAAATAACCCATTTTTCATGCAAATTATTCAAGGTATTTCAAGCGTGTGTAGCGAGAATGACTACATGGTCAGCTTGGCAACAGGACGAACAGATGACGAATTGCAAAAAAATATCCAAACCTTAATTCGTAGCGGCAACATCACTAAGCTTATTTTTCTTTATTCAAGAAAAGCAGATCCAGTTTTTGAATTTGTCAAACAAGAAAAGAAGGTTTCTTGTGTCGTCGTTGGTCGTTCTTACGAAGATGCTCCGCAAAAAACGGTGCGTTTTGTCGATAATAATAATGACCAAGCTGGTAAAGACGCAACGACATTCATGTTAGTCAAAGGTTATAATCATCTTGTTTTTGCCTATACTGATATGGATGAATTAGTGCAAACCGAACGTTATCAAGGTTACTGTGAAGCCTTGCAAGAATATGATAAAAAAGGGAGTGCATTGCAATTATCACGTTTAAGTGATGAGGAGAATGCGGTGAAGTTGCAGACGTTTCTTGCTGAAAATCCTCAGACAGAAGCTTTTGTTGCCTGCGATGACATCATGGCTATTCGTTTGCAACGTTTATTCAAAGATAACAACCGTGAAAATCATTATGCCATGATTGGCTTTAACAATTCATTGATTACAGAAATTGCAAGCCCTGCCTTGACTTCCGTGGATATTTTTCCATATGAATTAGGAGAAAATGCCGCTAAATTATTATTAGCTGATCCTAAAAATCTGACCGAACAAATAGTTGTTATTCCACATAAAATCATTGAACGCGAATCAACACCAGATTTGGGTTAA